Proteins from one Plasmodium gaboni strain SY75 chromosome 4, whole genome shotgun sequence genomic window:
- a CDS encoding hypothetical protein (conserved Plasmodium protein, unknown function) produces the protein MDNKQYEKKKKKRKKSEKEKDKEKEKEASYISDTITFCATLIRDSVVNAGEVLQNNYYPIKESLLNAYDTYFCECTQQNNIRVNGNVPFFTIKSDNSRN, from the exons atgGATAATAAGCAATACgagaaaaagaagaaaaaaaggaaaaaaagtgagaaagaaaaagataaagaaaaagaaaaggaaGCAAGTTATATATCGGATACCATAAca TTTTGTGCCACGCTCATACGAGATTCAGTAGTAAATGCAGGTGAAGtattacaaaataattattatccTATCAAAGAATCTCTTTTAAATGCTTACGATACTTATTTTTGTGAATGTACacaacaaaataatattcgAGTAAATGGAAATGTTCCTTTTTTTACTATCAAATCGGATAATTCAAGAAATTAA